CGAGGTCGCCTCCCACCTGGACAACGACACCCGCGCGCTCGTGCTCGGCGTGCTCGACGACACCGGCCACGGCAACTTCGCCGTCGAGAAGGTGCGCGCCGCGATCGAGGCGGACCCGCGCTGTGGCGGCCGGCTCGCGCTGTGGGCCCGCCGGCTGATGGGCGAGGCCCTCTCGCAGGCCCAGCGCGTGGTCGCGGAGCGCGACGCGCTCTCGACCATGCTGGTCGGCGGCGTCGACGGAATGGCGGCGGGCTTCGACCTGGCGGCCGTCGGCGAGATGTTCACCCGGATCACCAAGGCGCACACCAAGCGGATGGCGGCCCTCGGCCTCGCCGCCTGACCCGACGCCTGTACGCCCCGTACGGCTCCACACGGCTCCATGCACCGGCCCCGGCGCGCATCGTGCGCGCCGGGGCCGGCGTACGTCTGTCAGGGGATCCTCAGCGGCGGGTCCCCGGGACACGGGTCCTCAGCGGTCACCCCTGCGACGGGAGCGAAAACGGAGTCCTGTGCGCGGGCCTGCGGGGCCCGGAGGCCGGACGGAGCAGCAGGGACAGGACCACCGCCGACACCAGCACCCCGCCGACGAAGGTCGCGGTCAGGGTGTTGTGCCCGGGGCCCAGCGCGAAGTGGGTGAGATACGCCCCGAACAGTGCCCCCAGCACCCCACTGACCAGCACCACTCTCGGGGACGGCAGTCGGCGTGCGAGCACTCGGGCGGCTGTTGCGGACAGGGCGAGGCCCAGCAGAGCGGAGCCGAGCACTTCCATCAGCAGCATGAGGTCTCTCCCATACGTCAGGGCAAACCGTGTCACTGCCGTCCTACCCGAAGCGGAAGAAACGGAAACGGCCCGGTGGAATCAACCACCGGGCCGTTTGCGACAGTTCTCAGAGCGCGCCGAAACCGACCTTGCGCACGCTCGGCTCACCCAGGTCGACGTACGACAGGCGGTCGGACGGCACCAGGACCTTGCGGCCCTTGTTGTCGGTGAGGCTCAGCAGCGGCTCGTTGCCGGACAGCGCCGCGGTGACGATGCTCTCCAGCTCCTCGGCGCTCAGGTCGCTCTCCAGCACGATCTCCCGGGGTGCGTGCTGCACGCCGATCTTGACCTCCACGGCTTTGTCCCTCCGACGATCCGGTTCGCGCGATCAGCCGCGCCGTACGCGGTCCACATTAGCCCGGAGAGGGGATGCGGACCGCGCAGAGCGGACACGCTGGCAGCGAACAGCGACCGTGACGGGGCCGCGGGGGTCAGGCCTGTTCGGGGCTCGGCTCGGCGCCGTGCAGCGGGAAGCCGGCGATGCCGCGCCAGGCGAGCGAGGTCAGCAGGCCGACCGCCGTGTCACGGGCGACCGGGCTCTCGCTGGACAGCCAGTAGCGGGCCACGACCTGCGAAACCCCGCCCAGGCCCACGGCCAGCAGCATCGACTCGTCCCGGGACAGCCCGGTGTCCTCGGCGATGACCTCGCAGATGGCCTCGGCGCACTGCAGCGACACGCGGTCGACGCGCTCGCGCACCGCCGGCTCGTTCGTCAGGTCGGACTCGAAGACCAGCCGGAAGGCGCCGCCCTCCTCCTCCACGTACGCGAAGTACGCGTCCATCGTCGCGGCCACGCGCAGCTTGTTGTCCGTCGTCGACGCGAGCGCGGTGCGCACGGCGAGCAGCAGGGCCTCGCAGTGCTGGTCCAGCAGCGCCAGGTACAGGTCGAGCTTGCCGGGGAAGTGCTGGTACAGCACCGGCTTGCTCACTCCGGCACGCTCGGCGATGTCATCCATCGCCGCAGCGTGGTAACCCTGCGCGACGAAAACCTCCTGGGCCGCGCCCAGGAGCTGGTTGCGCCGGGCTCGGCGCGGCAGTCGCGTGCCCCGCGGACGCGCTGCCTCGGTCTGCTCGATGGCTGTCACGCCGCCTCCCACTTTCTCTAAGAACACAGTGCGCTCTGCGCCGCGCCCGCCATCGTACTTTTCGGTAACCGAATCTGGAGGGTTCAAGCCGAGTTTTCTCGCGGTACGGACGGCCCGGAGGTGCTGGTCAGCGGTCGGTCGGAGGCCGGTCAGCGGTAGTCGTCCTCATCCAGCGGCACCACCCGCGCCTGCTCGGCGGCATCGCCGTCCGCGGCCTCGCCCACGTCCGCACCGGTGATCGGGTCGTCCTCGTCCGGCTGGAGGCCGGCCAGCTGCTCCGCCACATCCGCCTCGGGCGCCTCAGGATCGAGGGTTTCCGGAAACGGCTCCCGGAAGGTGTCCGGCTCCGCAGGGTCGACAGTCATGCCGCTCCCCTCGCTTCCTTGCTCTCACCTATGAGCCTAGGAGGATCGGGGATGCGCCGCTATGCGGATCCGGATCTGATCCGGATCTGATCCGGATCCGATCCGGATCCGCTGGTGTCTGTGACCGCGAACACAGGAAGTGGAGCGTGATCGTCTCGTAACATTGCCCGCATGTCTTCGACCGAGCTGCCGGGCGTACGGTCCACCGCCGAGCTGTCCTCCCTGGTGGGAGCGGTCCGGGTGGCCGAAGGAGAGCAGCTGCGCACCGCCGTGCTGCCCGGGCTGGAACTGGCCGTGCGGGTGCGCCCGCCCCTGCGCACGGGCCCGCCGCCCGCGCTGTTCGTGCACGGACTGGGCGGTTCCTCGCAGAACTGGTCGGACCTCATGGCGCAGCTGGCCGACACCGTCGACGGCGAGGCCGTGGACCTGCCCGGCTTCGGCTGGTCCCCGCCGCCCGCCGACCGGGACTACTCCGTCACCGCGTTCGCCCGCGCCGTCATCCGTCACCTCGACGCCGCCGGGCGCGGGCCGGTCCACCTGTTCGGGAACTCCCTCGGCGGCGCCGTCTCCACCCGGGTCGCGGCCGTCCGGCCCGACCTCGTGCGCACGCTCACGCTGATCTCGCCCGCCCTGCCCGAACTGCGCGTGCAGAAGTCGGCCGTGCCGACCGCGCTGCTCGCCGTACCGGGGGTGGCGGGGCTCTTCAGCCGGCTGACACGGGGCCTCAGCGCCGAGCAGCGCACCCGTGGAGTGACGGAGCTCTGTTACGGAGACCCCTCCCGGGTGACACCCGACGGGTTCCGCAACGCCGTGGAGGAGATGGAGCGGCGGATGGCCCTGCCGTACTTCTGGGACGCGATGACCCGCTCCTCGCGCGGCATCGTCGACGCCTACACCCTCGGCGGCCAGCACGGGCTGTGGCGCCAGGCGCAGCGGGTTCTCGCGCCGTCCCTCCTGGTCTACGGTGGCCGGGACCAGCTGGTCTCGTACCGTATGGCCCACAAGGCCGCCGCCGCCTTCCGGGGTTCGCGGCTGCTGACCCTGCCCGAGGCCGGGCACGTGGCGATGATGGAGTACCCCGAGGTGGTCGCCGCCGCCTTCCGGGAGCTGCTCCGCGACACCGGCGCGGGCGAGGGCGAGACCGACCGAGATACCGAAGACGGCAGAGGCTGACGACCGTGGGACGACATAGTCGCAAGGCCCCGGGCACGGCCCCGGCCCCGGCTCCTGCCGAGGCCCCGGCTCCCCTCCCGCCGCAGGCGGAGCCGGCGCCGTGGCCGTACGAGGAACCGCCCGGCGCGTACTGGCCCGAGCCCACCGTGACCCACCAGGGGTACGTCTCCCAGGACGCGCCGTTCGCCGGCGCGCGGGCCGGGGGCCACCCCCAGCAGTACGAACCCGGCGGCGCCTGGGGGGCCCGACCCGACTCCGTGTACGGGGACTGGCACGGGGTACCCCGCCCCCGCCGCGCCACCGACGGCGCGGCCCCGGCGGCGGCTCCCGCGGCCGGCGCGGCCCTCCTGGACTCCGACACCCCGGCCTTCGGCACCCCCGCGGTGGGCTTCCCGCAGGTGGTCCTGGAACCGCCGGCCCCGGCCCCCGGCCCGGCTCCCGCGCCCGATCCCTTCACCTCCACCGGGTCGCACCGCCGCGTGCCCGGGCCGCGAAAACCGGTCGATCCCGTCGCGGAGCCGCCCGGCTCCGGCCGCGGCCACAAGGTCCGTACGTACACCGGCATGGCGGCCGCGGCCGTCACCACCGTCCTCGCCGTCGTCGTCGCGGGCCAGGTGATCCCGGACGGCGACGCGGCCAAGACCGGCGCGGCGGCCGCCCCCGACGAGGGCCGGTCCGACACGGCCGCCTCCCGCTCGGACGGCCGCCCCACCCCGGACGCCCCCGCGGCCGCGCCCGCGGCGCCCTCCGCCGCGCCCGCGCCGGAGCTGACGTACGAGCAGCAGATGGCGCAGCAGCTGCCGATCGACGCGAAGCTCACCGGCCCCGGGACCTTCGACACCGTGCCCGGCGTGGCCAAGGCCCCCGGCAAGGGCAAGCTCGTGCGCTACCGCGTCGACGTCGAGCAGGGCCTGGGCCTGGACCCGCAGCTCTTCGCCGAGGCGGTCCAGCGCACCCTCAACGACCCGCGCAGCTGGGCCCACGGGGGCGCGATGACCTTCGAGCGGGTGCCGGGCGGTGAGGCCGATTTCGTGATCACGCTGGCCAGCCCCGGGACCACCGGGGTCTGGTGCGCCAAGTCCGACCTCGACACCACCGTCGACAACGTCTCCTGCGACTCCGCGTCGACCCCCCGGGTCATGATCAACGCGTTCCGCTGGGCGCAGGGCTCCGCGACCTACGGCCCGGACCAGATGTTCGCCTACCGCCAGATGCTCATCAACCACGAGGTCGGCCACCGGCTCGGACACGGGCACGTGAGCTGCCGCACGCCGGGCGCACTCGCCCCGATCATGCAGCAGCAGACCAAGTCCCTCGACATCGACGGAATCCAGTGCAAGGCCAACCCCTGGGTGTTCCCGGGAAGTTGATGTCGGCAGCCGCCGCCGGGGCGGGAACCCGCGTTGGCAATCCGTCCGATCATCGGCGATGGTTCTCCGCATGTCGCAGCACCACACCATGACCGCGAGCCCCGCCATTGAGCTGGCGCTGCTTGGTGTGACCGCGCACAGCGCGGCCGACATCTTCTGTCGCTGACGCTGCCCGAAGCGCCGCGCCCTTTTCCGCAATTCGCCGCGCCCGGGTGTACGCATGCCCGCAGGCGCGGCTCTTTCGTCATCGGCGACCCCTTTTCCGGCGCCGATCGCTGCCCCTGGCGTGGCCTTTTCCTCCCTTTTTCCTTCACGCCGAGAGGTCCTTCTCCGATGTTGCGTCAGTCCCGCATATCGCGCCGCGTGGCCGCGGTCGCCGTCAGCCTCGTACTGGCCGGGGCGCCGCCGCCCCGCGGCCCTCGCGGCCGCCGGCGTCCTCGCCCTGCTCGCCCTCACCGCTCCCCTGCTCGCCCAGCTCACCGGCCAGGACCCGAACGCGTACCACGACGACCTCGTCGACTCCGCGCGCGGCGGCGTCCCGTACGGCTCCTTCGGCGGGATCTCCGCCGGCCACTGGCTCGGCGTCGAACCGGGCACCGGCCGCGACCTGTTCACCCGGCTCGTCCACGGCGCCCGGATCTCCCTGCTCGTCGCCCTCGGCGCCACCGCCGTACAGGGCCGGTGCGGCCGGGCTGGACGGTGCGGCCGGGCCGGGAAGTGCGGTGCGGTTCGATGAGCCCGTGGTCGAAGTCTTCGGGCTGCGACGGGAGTCCGGGCGGGGGAAGCGGCGGGTCGTGGCCGTCGGCGGGGTGTCCCTCGCCGTGCGGGCCGGGGAGACGCTGGGGATCGTGGGGGAGAGCGGCAGCGGCAAGAGCACGCTCGGGCGGATGCTCGTCGGGCTGCTGGAGCCCACCTCCGGGCAGATCCGCCGGAACGGCGCCCGGGCCGGCGGGATCGCGGACGGCGTGCAGAGGTGTTCCAGGACCCGGTGTCCTCCCTCAATCCGCGCCGCTCCATCGGCGAGTCCATCGCCGACCCGCTGCGCGCGGCCGGGGAGCGGGACGAGGCGGCGGTGCGGGCACGGGTCGGCGAGCTGCTGCTGCGCGTCGGGCTGGAGCCCGGGCACTGCGACCGCCACCCGCACGGGTTCAGCGGCGGCCAGCGCCAGCGGGTCGGCATCGCCCGGGCCCTGGCGCCCCGCCCCCGGCTGATCGTCTGCGACGAGCCGGTCCCGGCCCTCGACGTGACCACGCAGGCACAGGTCACCGCGCTGCTGGCGGAACTCCAGCGGGAGCTCGGCATCGCCCTGGTCTTCATCGCGCACGACCTGGCGTTGGTCCGGCAGGTCAGCGACCGGGTGGCCGTCATGCGGGCCGGCGAGGTCGTGGGGGAGGGCCCGGTGGACGAGGGCTACGACCGCCCGGCCCACGCCTGCACCCGCCAGTTGCCGGCCGCCGTCCCGACACTGGATCCCGTACTGGCCGACGAGCGCCGCACCTCGCGGCAGGAGGCCTTCGCCCAGGCCGTACTTCTAGCGTGCTCGAACGCGAACCGTACGGGAAAGTTACGACTCTTCACCCCTTCCGGTGGCGCGACGGACAACCGTCCGTCGCGCCTTCGGCAGATCCGCTTGAGTTCTCCCGCGGCGGGTCGCCTGACCGACGGCGACCGCCTGAACGGGAGATCGGGGGTGCCACTCGTGCGGATCGGACTGGTCACGGAAGGTGGTTATCCGTATGCCACGGGAGAGGCGAGGCTGTGGTGCGACCGGCTCGTGCGCGGGCTCCCGCAGCACGAGTTCGAGCTCTACGCACTGAGCCGCAGCGCCGAGCAGGAAAGCACACGGGTCCCGCTGCCCGAGCACGTCACCCGCGTCCGGACGGCCCCCCTGTGGGCCCCCGCCGACGACGGACGGAGCTACTCCCGGCGCGAGCGCCGACGGTTCGGCGACTGCTTCCGGGAGCTGGTCCAGGGGATCTGTGCCGGCGCACCCGACGCCTTCGCCTCCGGGCTGTACGGACTCGCCGAACTCGCCCGCGAACAGGGCGGGTTGTACGCGGCGCTGCGCTCCGAGTCCGCGGTGCGCGCGCTGGAGTCCGCCTGCCGGGCGCCGGGCGCGAGCGGCACCGTACGGGCGGCGCAGGTGACCGACCTCCTGGAGTTCGTGGACGAACTGGAGCGGATGCTGCGGCCGTTGTCCCTCGACTGGTACGAGGACCCCGGCGGTCTCGGCGCAGCCGACATCTGCCACGCGGCGGCGGGCGGGGTGGCGGCCCTCCCGGGGCTGCTGGCCAAACGCTTCTGCGGAGTCCCGCTGCTGGTGACCGAGTACGGGGTCCAGCTCCGGGCCCACTACCTCGCCCAGCTCGACGCACGGCGCGAGCCGGCCGACCGCCCCGCCCTTCGGGCCCTGCTCGCGGCCTTCCACCTCCGGCTGGCCGCCGAGATCTACGCCCGGGCCGACTTCCTGACCCCCGGGAACGCGCACGCCCGGCGCTGGCAGGAGAAGTGCGGAGCCACCCGGGAACGGCTGCGCACCGTCTACCCGGGGATGGAGGCGGACCGATTCGCCACCGTCGGCGAGGCCGTGGACTGCGGGGATCCCGACACGCTCGTGTGGGTCGGCCGGATAGAGCCCGCCAAGGACCTCATCGCCCTGCTGCACGCCTTCGCCGAGGTCCGCAGGGCCGCGCCCCACACCCGGCTGCGGATCTTCGCCACGGCCGCGGCCCCCGGCTACCTCGCCGACTGCCGCTCCCTGGCCGCGCAGCTCTTCCCCGACGAGGCCGCCGACGCGGTCACGGTCGGGGAGAACCCCGTCACCTTCGAGGAGATCGGCGGACCCGACGCGCCCTCCTCGGCCGAGGCGTACGGCGCCGGGCGCGTCGTCGTGCTGTCCTCCGTCATCGAGGGCTTCCCGGTCACCCTGGCCGAGGCGATGTTCTGCGGCCGGGCCACCGTCTCCACCGACGTGGGCGCGGTGTTCGAGGTCATCGGCGGCACCGGGCTCGTCGTCCCGCCGCGCAATCCCCGGGCGCTCGCCGACGCCTGCCTGTCGCTGCTGCGCGATCCCGAGCGGGCGCAGCGGCTGGGCGCGGCCGGCCGGGCGCGGGCCCTGGAGCTCTTCACCGTCGAGCAGAACGTGGCGGCCTTCCAGGAGATCTACCTGCGGCTGCTGGCCAAGGGCTCCGCCCGGCCGGCCGGGGAGGTCCCCTTCGCCCGGCCCCCGGAGGCGCGGGTACCGGGCCACTGGACCAGTCCGACGTGGGCCGAGCCCCTGCCGGACTCGACCCCGGAGGCCGCCGTATGACCACCACCGACCCCCAGATCACCGCCCCACCGCGCAGCCCCCTCACAGCCTCGCCCGAGGCAGATCCTGCCCCGCCGGAGGCACCCGAGGCCTGCCTCCTCGCACCCTCGCCCGAGGTAGATCCTGCCCCGCCGGAGGCACCCGAGGCCTGCCTCCTCGCACCCTTGCCTGAGGCAGATCCTGCCCCGCCGGAGGCACCCGAGGCCTGGCTTCTTGCGGCCCCGCCTGAGGCAAATCCAGCCCCACAGGCGGCACTTCAGGCCTGGGAGCTCGCAGCCTCGGCCGCGGCACATCCAGCCTCGCCGGTGATTGAGGCGCGGGGTCCGGGGCAGAGCCCCGGGAACGGTGCCGCAGGTGTGATGACGTCCTCTGGTGCACGGTCCGGCGCGACGCCGTTGCCGGGGGCGCTGCCCCCGGACCCCCGCGCCTCAAACGCCGGCGGGGCTGAGTTCGCCGCCGGCGGGGCTGGGTTTGTCCCGGGCGGGGCGGGAAGTGCGGGCCCCCGCGCCTCGATCGACGAGGCGGCTGCGAGGCCGCCCCGGCGGCGGGGCGGTGGGGACCCGGTCAAGGCGTTGTTGCACCGGCACCGGGAGCTGTGCGAGCGGGCCGTGGACCCGCTCGAGATCGCCGCCGGGCTGGAAGCCCACGGCATCACCGACCGCACCGCCGCACGCTTCCGCCACCGTGACGTCTTCTCGCTCGCCGAAGAGCTGTACGCCCGGAGCCCGCGCGGGGAGCACCCCGGCGCCCAGCCCGGCCGGGCCCCCGCAGGGACCTCCGCAGGGGTCTCCGCCTTCCGGGGCTTCGGCTACGCGCTGCTGCCCGGGGCCCTCGCGTTCGGAGCGGCCGCCGCCGGGCAGGCGTGGGCGGGGCCCGTCGCCGTGGCCGTCACCGTCGCCGCCCTGGTGCGGCCGGGGCGGACCGCCGGGGGCCGGTTCCCCTACGCCGCGCACCTGCTGGCCGCGGCCCTCGTGGGCTGGGCCGCGCACCGGCACGGCGCCGCCCTCGCCGTCGCCCTCGCACTGGCCGTCGCCCCCGGGCACCTGCTCGCCGCCGCGTTCGCCGCCGGGGCCCGGGCCCGGCTCGGCGGGAGCCGCGCGCTGGAGGACTTCGCGGACCGGGCCCGGCCCCTGCTCGTCGCGACCGTCGCCGTGTTCACCGGGGCTGCCGCGGGGGCGGCCGCGCTCGCCGGCACCCCGCTCCCGGTGGCGGTGCCGCTCGCCCTGGTGCTGTTCCTGACCCGGCTCCTGCTGCGGCACGGCGCCCACCGCGGTCCCGTCGGAGCCGCACTCGCCGTCGCCCTGCTCCCGGTGCCGCCGGCGGCACTCGCCGCCGCGGCCGGGCTCCTCGTACACGCCGTCCTCGCCCTGTCCCGTGCGTCCGCGCATGCGCGGCCCTGACGGCGCGGGGACGACCA
Above is a genomic segment from Streptomyces sp. NBC_01233 containing:
- a CDS encoding DUF3107 domain-containing protein, with amino-acid sequence MEVKIGVQHAPREIVLESDLSAEELESIVTAALSGNEPLLSLTDNKGRKVLVPSDRLSYVDLGEPSVRKVGFGAL
- a CDS encoding TetR/AcrR family transcriptional regulator, producing MTAIEQTEAARPRGTRLPRRARRNQLLGAAQEVFVAQGYHAAAMDDIAERAGVSKPVLYQHFPGKLDLYLALLDQHCEALLLAVRTALASTTDNKLRVAATMDAYFAYVEEEGGAFRLVFESDLTNEPAVRERVDRVSLQCAEAICEVIAEDTGLSRDESMLLAVGLGGVSQVVARYWLSSESPVARDTAVGLLTSLAWRGIAGFPLHGAEPSPEQA
- a CDS encoding alpha/beta fold hydrolase, with amino-acid sequence MSSTELPGVRSTAELSSLVGAVRVAEGEQLRTAVLPGLELAVRVRPPLRTGPPPALFVHGLGGSSQNWSDLMAQLADTVDGEAVDLPGFGWSPPPADRDYSVTAFARAVIRHLDAAGRGPVHLFGNSLGGAVSTRVAAVRPDLVRTLTLISPALPELRVQKSAVPTALLAVPGVAGLFSRLTRGLSAEQRTRGVTELCYGDPSRVTPDGFRNAVEEMERRMALPYFWDAMTRSSRGIVDAYTLGGQHGLWRQAQRVLAPSLLVYGGRDQLVSYRMAHKAAAAFRGSRLLTLPEAGHVAMMEYPEVVAAAFRELLRDTGAGEGETDRDTEDGRG
- a CDS encoding DUF3152 domain-containing protein, which encodes MGRHSRKAPGTAPAPAPAEAPAPLPPQAEPAPWPYEEPPGAYWPEPTVTHQGYVSQDAPFAGARAGGHPQQYEPGGAWGARPDSVYGDWHGVPRPRRATDGAAPAAAPAAGAALLDSDTPAFGTPAVGFPQVVLEPPAPAPGPAPAPDPFTSTGSHRRVPGPRKPVDPVAEPPGSGRGHKVRTYTGMAAAAVTTVLAVVVAGQVIPDGDAAKTGAAAAPDEGRSDTAASRSDGRPTPDAPAAAPAAPSAAPAPELTYEQQMAQQLPIDAKLTGPGTFDTVPGVAKAPGKGKLVRYRVDVEQGLGLDPQLFAEAVQRTLNDPRSWAHGGAMTFERVPGGEADFVITLASPGTTGVWCAKSDLDTTVDNVSCDSASTPRVMINAFRWAQGSATYGPDQMFAYRQMLINHEVGHRLGHGHVSCRTPGALAPIMQQQTKSLDIDGIQCKANPWVFPGS
- a CDS encoding Ms4533A family Cys-rich leader peptide: MSQHHTMTASPAIELALLGVTAHSAADIFCR
- the pelF gene encoding GT4 family glycosyltransferase PelF codes for the protein MRIGLVTEGGYPYATGEARLWCDRLVRGLPQHEFELYALSRSAEQESTRVPLPEHVTRVRTAPLWAPADDGRSYSRRERRRFGDCFRELVQGICAGAPDAFASGLYGLAELAREQGGLYAALRSESAVRALESACRAPGASGTVRAAQVTDLLEFVDELERMLRPLSLDWYEDPGGLGAADICHAAAGGVAALPGLLAKRFCGVPLLVTEYGVQLRAHYLAQLDARREPADRPALRALLAAFHLRLAAEIYARADFLTPGNAHARRWQEKCGATRERLRTVYPGMEADRFATVGEAVDCGDPDTLVWVGRIEPAKDLIALLHAFAEVRRAAPHTRLRIFATAAAPGYLADCRSLAAQLFPDEAADAVTVGENPVTFEEIGGPDAPSSAEAYGAGRVVVLSSVIEGFPVTLAEAMFCGRATVSTDVGAVFEVIGGTGLVVPPRNPRALADACLSLLRDPERAQRLGAAGRARALELFTVEQNVAAFQEIYLRLLAKGSARPAGEVPFARPPEARVPGHWTSPTWAEPLPDSTPEAAV